A section of the Dictyoglomus sp. genome encodes:
- a CDS encoding DUF4330 domain-containing protein: MFKKINIFDLFVVTVIILAILGIILVRTGKSPITKVRGEEKEIEVDFIVRNLPLVDQNFIIPGEKAFIRIKNQPFAWVTVKDIKIYQKKQILPDFKGGYKTIDDINNPFNVDCLITFTAKGYVTSDSIVLGTKVKVGMSITIESYKADVTGVISAIRVK, translated from the coding sequence ATGTTTAAGAAGATTAATATCTTTGATCTATTTGTAGTAACAGTGATAATTTTAGCAATATTAGGAATTATCTTAGTAAGGACTGGAAAGAGTCCTATTACGAAAGTTAGAGGAGAAGAAAAAGAGATTGAAGTAGACTTTATAGTGAGAAATCTACCCTTAGTGGATCAAAACTTTATTATCCCAGGAGAAAAAGCATTTATCAGGATTAAAAATCAGCCCTTTGCGTGGGTAACAGTGAAAGATATAAAAATATACCAAAAAAAACAAATACTTCCCGACTTCAAAGGAGGATATAAAACCATTGATGATATAAACAATCCCTTTAATGTGGATTGTCTTATTACCTTTACTGCAAAAGGATATGTAACCTCAGATTCTATAGTTTTGGGGACAAAGGTAAAAGTTGGTATGTCTATTACTATTGAGAGTTATAAAGCGGATGTTACAGGAGTCATATCTGCAATAAGGGTGAAATGA
- a CDS encoding O-antigen ligase family protein yields MKNIESLWQESLIFKILDNIETKIKRFFEPIISSSFIFPWLDFVLEHFLYIFLFLLPFLSTEKIALLSFIAFILWFIITFLSPEKRFFKNLDRFSLLFFIFLGINIYATAFSPYLYSAIKGLTKLLVYFAIFFIFKDVFDVSRQKKAIIFLLLSTFILSIYCLYQWIIKVPQLAGWEDPELIAEGVTRVYGTLQNPNLLGGYLISVFPFLFSALIFYNFKSFISLTIIISALSIIWTYSRGAYLGFLGSLGILFSGIFLYFWQKNKNIRKKLVFIYLIIISMAIGLFFSSDYFRARVFSMFTLWGHTSNATRVMIWKSSFKIFKDFFLTGIGLGNDVFRQVYAFYMEPKYTALASYNLFLELAIEGSIFSLIVFLIMIYTLIRIFITSFSNWDFTRKIIGISSLSSIIAPLFHGLVDTIWYRPYPQIIFWLACAFLLNLNNPDKDKKVLAFNLGGLGDQVLFLPVLKRLKEKFKRVKIITESRGKDILEIAGYEVEEFNPKNKLNLWETFKLLTKLRKEKYSITVSSGKSPFIPIFMYLTGAEERVGYKENPLSFLYTHKASSKRNEYMGKVHYRLIKALGIDEDFSLPKISPTEENKKLVEKKLNKLGLSPFNYVLIHPGISEMSIKRGIDRRWENKKWKELCERLKEENIPFIITIGPDEKEIENSLKNLIFDGIFITPKSLQEFLSLIYFCKIMICLDSAPLHLGVILNKPLIALFGPTNPKEIVPENDLFQVVKTNLSCQPCLWEKRKKVCDTLDCMKHLTVDDVWKKVKLLI; encoded by the coding sequence ATGAAAAACATTGAATCTCTTTGGCAAGAAAGTCTAATATTCAAAATCTTAGATAATATTGAAACTAAAATAAAAAGATTTTTTGAACCCATTATATCTTCGTCCTTTATATTTCCTTGGCTAGATTTTGTTTTGGAACATTTTTTATATATTTTTCTGTTTTTGCTTCCCTTTTTATCAACCGAGAAAATTGCTCTTTTGAGTTTTATTGCCTTTATCTTATGGTTTATAATTACTTTTTTATCTCCTGAAAAAAGATTTTTTAAAAATTTAGATAGATTTTCCCTTTTATTTTTTATCTTTTTAGGAATAAATATTTATGCAACTGCTTTTTCTCCATATCTTTACTCTGCTATAAAGGGATTAACAAAATTATTAGTTTATTTTGCAATCTTCTTTATATTTAAAGATGTCTTTGATGTTTCAAGACAAAAAAAAGCAATTATCTTTTTACTTTTATCTACCTTTATACTTTCCATATATTGCTTATATCAATGGATTATTAAAGTTCCCCAGTTAGCAGGATGGGAAGATCCAGAGTTAATAGCAGAAGGAGTAACAAGAGTATATGGAACTCTCCAAAATCCGAATCTTTTAGGTGGATATTTAATTTCAGTTTTTCCCTTCCTTTTTTCTGCGTTAATATTTTATAACTTTAAATCCTTTATATCCTTAACAATAATTATTTCTGCTCTTTCAATAATATGGACATATTCTCGTGGTGCATATTTGGGATTTTTAGGATCTCTTGGAATTCTATTTAGTGGAATCTTCTTATACTTCTGGCAAAAAAACAAAAATATAAGAAAAAAGCTTGTCTTTATATATTTAATCATTATTTCTATGGCAATCGGACTATTCTTTTCATCGGATTATTTTAGAGCAAGAGTTTTTTCAATGTTCACCCTTTGGGGACATACCTCTAATGCCACAAGAGTTATGATTTGGAAGAGTTCTTTTAAAATATTTAAAGACTTTTTCTTAACAGGAATTGGCTTAGGAAACGATGTTTTTCGTCAAGTTTATGCCTTCTATATGGAGCCAAAATATACAGCCTTAGCTTCTTATAACTTATTTTTAGAATTAGCTATAGAAGGAAGCATTTTTTCTTTGATAGTATTTTTAATAATGATATACACTTTAATTAGAATCTTTATTACTTCTTTTTCCAATTGGGATTTTACAAGAAAGATAATAGGAATTTCTTCTTTATCCTCTATAATTGCACCTTTATTTCATGGGCTTGTAGATACTATATGGTATAGACCTTACCCCCAAATAATTTTTTGGCTTGCTTGTGCTTTTCTTCTAAATTTAAACAATCCAGACAAGGATAAAAAGGTTCTTGCTTTTAATTTAGGAGGATTAGGAGATCAAGTATTGTTTTTACCTGTTCTCAAAAGATTAAAGGAGAAGTTTAAAAGAGTAAAAATCATAACTGAATCAAGGGGTAAAGATATTTTAGAAATAGCAGGATACGAAGTTGAAGAATTTAATCCTAAAAATAAGTTAAACCTTTGGGAAACTTTTAAGCTTTTGACTAAATTAAGAAAAGAAAAATATAGTATTACTGTTTCTTCAGGAAAATCCCCTTTTATACCGATATTTATGTATCTGACGGGCGCAGAAGAAAGAGTAGGATATAAAGAAAATCCTTTAAGTTTTTTATATACCCACAAGGCATCTTCAAAAAGAAATGAATATATGGGAAAGGTTCATTATAGACTAATAAAAGCTCTGGGTATAGACGAAGATTTTTCTCTTCCCAAGATCTCTCCAACTGAGGAAAATAAAAAGCTTGTAGAAAAAAAACTAAATAAATTGGGATTAAGTCCCTTTAATTATGTTCTAATACATCCGGGAATCAGTGAAATGAGCATAAAGAGAGGAATTGATAGAAGGTGGGAAAATAAAAAATGGAAGGAACTTTGTGAAAGGCTTAAAGAAGAGAATATTCCCTTTATAATAACTATTGGGCCCGATGAGAAAGAGATAGAAAATTCTTTAAAGAATTTAATTTTTGATGGAATATTTATAACTCCAAAATCTCTTCAAGAATTTCTTTCTTTAATATACTTTTGTAAAATTATGATTTGCCTAGATTCTGCACCATTACATTTAGGAGTTATCTTGAATAAACCCTTAATTGCCCTCTTTGGTCCTACAAATCCTAAAGAAATAGTTCCTGAAAATGATCTTTTTCAAGTAGTAAAGACAAATCTTTCTTGTCAACCTTGCCTTTGGGAAAAAAGAAAAAAAGTTTGTGATACTTTGGACTGTATGAAACATCTTACAGTAGATGATGTATGGAAAAAAGTTAAATTACTTATATAA
- the rfaE2 gene encoding D-glycero-beta-D-manno-heptose 1-phosphate adenylyltransferase produces the protein MDGYSLRKIKNKIELKKIIENLKKQGKIIVFTNGCFELLHPGHIEILEKAKSLGDILIVGINSDNSVKEIKGEKKLILDEKSRLRIISSLEVVDYVVLFDEKTPENLISELKPDIHVKGGDYKIEDLPEAKIVEDYGGKVFIFPLLEGFSTTKIIEKILKLYK, from the coding sequence ATGGATGGATATTCTTTAAGAAAGATAAAGAATAAAATAGAGCTTAAGAAAATAATAGAAAACTTAAAAAAGCAGGGGAAAATAATAGTTTTTACTAATGGATGCTTTGAACTTCTCCATCCTGGTCATATTGAGATTTTGGAAAAAGCAAAGAGCTTAGGTGACATTCTTATTGTAGGAATAAATAGTGATAATTCAGTAAAAGAAATTAAGGGAGAAAAGAAGTTAATTCTTGACGAGAAATCTCGTTTAAGAATAATTTCTTCTTTAGAAGTTGTAGACTATGTAGTTCTCTTTGATGAGAAGACTCCAGAAAATTTAATTTCTGAACTAAAGCCAGATATCCATGTAAAAGGCGGAGATTACAAAATAGAGGATCTTCCTGAAGCAAAAATTGTTGAAGATTATGGAGGGAAAGTTTTTATTTTTCCTCTTCTCGAAGGATTTTCAACAACAAAAATTATTGAAAAAATATTAAAATTATATAAGTAA
- the rfaE1 gene encoding D-glycero-beta-D-manno-heptose-7-phosphate kinase, with protein MNREYLLKIIDNWKGKRVGILGDIMLDEYIIGRVSRISPEAPVPIVEVEEEYSLLGGASNVANNIKSLLGEPILFGVIGKDSGGEKIISLLREKGIFSKLYLDRNRPTTQKTRIIALNQQVVRVDREVKDFISEEIEEIIFQNIEDCINEIDIFVLSDYAKGVLTPKLTSEVITLIKSKGKKVIIDPKGRDYKKYKGANLITPNEKEAQIAVNMEDSFDIFSCAKKLWDITEGEGILITRGEKGMFLFEPKSQIFIPALSSQVRDVTGAGDTVVATLSLALAGGGSLLESALLSNFSASITVRKLGTATVTPKELISIIPESIELRDGWIFFKKDKE; from the coding sequence ATGAATAGAGAATATCTTTTAAAAATTATTGACAATTGGAAAGGAAAAAGGGTAGGAATTTTAGGAGATATAATGTTAGATGAGTATATTATAGGAAGAGTATCAAGAATATCTCCTGAAGCTCCTGTTCCTATTGTGGAAGTGGAAGAAGAATATTCTCTTTTAGGGGGAGCAAGTAATGTAGCAAATAATATAAAAAGTCTTTTAGGGGAACCAATTCTTTTCGGAGTAATTGGAAAAGACAGTGGAGGGGAAAAGATAATAAGCCTTCTTAGAGAAAAGGGAATTTTTAGCAAACTTTATTTAGATAGAAATAGACCTACAACTCAAAAAACAAGGATTATAGCCTTAAATCAACAAGTGGTAAGAGTGGATAGAGAGGTAAAGGATTTTATATCTGAAGAGATAGAAGAGATTATTTTTCAAAATATAGAAGATTGTATTAACGAGATAGATATATTTGTGCTTTCAGATTACGCTAAGGGTGTTTTAACTCCCAAATTAACCTCTGAAGTTATAACTTTAATAAAAAGTAAAGGAAAAAAAGTAATAATAGATCCTAAAGGAAGGGATTATAAAAAATATAAAGGAGCAAATCTTATTACACCTAATGAAAAAGAGGCCCAGATTGCGGTTAATATGGAAGATAGTTTTGACATATTTTCTTGTGCCAAGAAATTATGGGATATTACTGAGGGGGAAGGGATTTTAATTACCCGAGGAGAGAAAGGAATGTTTCTTTTCGAACCTAAATCTCAAATATTTATACCTGCTCTCTCTTCTCAGGTGAGAGATGTTACTGGTGCAGGAGACACTGTTGTGGCAACTCTTTCCTTGGCTCTAGCAGGAGGAGGAAGTTTATTAGAGTCTGCGCTTTTATCCAACTTTTCTGCTAGTATAACAGTTAGAAAGTTAGGGACTGCTACTGTAACCCCTAAGGAACTTATTTCTATAATTCCTGAAAGTATAGAACTTAGAGATGGATGGATATTCTTTAAGAAAGATAAAGAATAA
- a CDS encoding HAD-IIIA family hydrolase → MEDRIKARLREHKRVIELVEETLIEEIEKSAKTIVSAYENKRKVILFGNGGSAGDAQHIAGELVGRFLKERKSLPAISLTTNSSIITAISNDYGYDMVFERQVESMVQEKDVVIGISTSGSSPSVVRALKKAKELGAIVISLSGRDGGEMARISDINITVPFHMTPHIQEAHITIGHILCDLVEEYLFSSKKKAVFLDRDGTLNEDKGYTYKIEDLVILPKVVDGLKLLQGKFLLIVVTNQSGVERGYYTEKDVEKFNNYLYLALAREGIYIDDFYYCPYIEGDCRKPNTGMLLQAQKDWNIDLSKSYIIGDKESDVLAGKRVGCKTILIGKTFSNVIPDFYAKDLLESAEWILSKEKENE, encoded by the coding sequence ATGGAGGATAGAATAAAAGCAAGATTGAGAGAACATAAAAGGGTCATAGAGCTTGTAGAAGAAACCCTTATAGAAGAAATCGAAAAATCTGCAAAAACTATAGTTTCCGCTTATGAGAATAAAAGAAAGGTTATTCTCTTTGGAAATGGAGGAAGTGCTGGAGATGCACAGCATATTGCAGGAGAATTAGTGGGTAGATTTTTAAAAGAAAGAAAATCTCTTCCTGCTATCTCTTTAACCACTAATTCATCAATCATTACCGCAATATCCAATGATTATGGCTATGATATGGTCTTTGAAAGACAAGTGGAATCAATGGTTCAGGAAAAAGATGTGGTTATAGGAATAAGCACTTCTGGAAGTTCTCCAAGTGTAGTTAGAGCTCTGAAAAAAGCAAAGGAATTAGGTGCCATAGTAATTTCTCTTTCAGGAAGAGATGGAGGGGAGATGGCGAGAATTTCTGATATAAATATAACGGTTCCCTTTCATATGACACCTCATATTCAAGAAGCTCATATTACTATCGGTCATATACTATGTGATTTAGTTGAGGAATATTTATTTAGTTCTAAAAAGAAAGCAGTTTTTTTAGATAGAGATGGAACTTTAAATGAAGATAAAGGATATACGTATAAAATAGAAGATCTGGTTATATTACCAAAAGTTGTAGATGGTTTAAAACTTTTACAAGGTAAATTTTTACTTATTGTAGTAACAAATCAGTCCGGAGTAGAAAGGGGATATTATACAGAAAAAGATGTAGAAAAATTTAATAATTATCTTTATTTAGCTTTAGCAAGGGAAGGAATATACATTGATGATTTCTATTATTGTCCTTATATCGAAGGAGATTGCAGAAAACCTAACACTGGCATGCTTTTACAAGCTCAAAAAGACTGGAACATTGATTTAAGTAAATCTTATATCATAGGTGATAAAGAATCAGACGTTTTAGCAGGTAAAAGGGTAGGATGCAAAACTATTTTAATTGGAAAAACCTTTTCTAATGTTATTCCTGATTTTTATGCTAAAGATCTCTTAGAAAGTGCGGAATGGATTCTTTCAAAGGAGAAAGAGAATGAATAG
- the pstS gene encoding phosphate ABC transporter substrate-binding protein PstS → MLKKIFLILSLILIPVFAQVTLTGAGATFPYPLYSRWFYDFEKETGIKINYQAVGSGAGIQQIKAGTVDFGATDALLTGKEQEESGLIMIPTVAGAVAIIYNLPGIGKGLKLTRELIADIYLGKVKKWSDPKITVINKDLKIPDLPIVVVRRADASGTTAIFTEFLSKVSQEWKEKVGSGTSVNWPVGIGGRGNAGVAGYVQNTVGAIGYVELAYAEQNNIPYAQIRNKLNNYVYPTIETVKSAASFYKIPEDFYVYIVDAPGRNSYPIAGYTFLLIRKEQKDLEKAKALIKFIKWAYEKGDKSAEELLYVPLPERVKKEALKRLKYLTYMGKPIE, encoded by the coding sequence ATGCTTAAGAAAATATTTTTAATTCTAAGTTTGATTTTGATTCCAGTTTTTGCTCAGGTTACTCTTACAGGTGCAGGTGCCACCTTTCCATATCCTCTATATTCCCGTTGGTTTTATGATTTTGAAAAAGAAACAGGAATAAAAATAAACTATCAAGCGGTAGGAAGTGGTGCAGGAATTCAACAAATAAAAGCAGGCACTGTAGACTTTGGAGCAACCGATGCTCTTCTTACTGGAAAGGAACAGGAAGAGTCAGGACTAATTATGATACCAACTGTAGCAGGAGCAGTAGCAATAATTTATAATCTTCCAGGAATAGGAAAGGGATTAAAATTAACAAGAGAATTAATAGCGGATATCTATCTAGGAAAGGTAAAAAAATGGAGTGATCCTAAAATTACAGTGATAAATAAAGATTTAAAAATTCCTGATCTTCCTATAGTAGTTGTAAGAAGAGCGGATGCCAGTGGAACCACTGCAATATTTACAGAATTTCTATCTAAAGTAAGTCAAGAATGGAAAGAAAAAGTTGGTTCAGGAACCTCTGTTAATTGGCCTGTGGGAATAGGAGGAAGAGGAAACGCAGGAGTTGCAGGATATGTTCAAAATACGGTAGGAGCTATAGGATACGTGGAATTAGCTTATGCAGAGCAAAATAATATACCTTATGCTCAGATTAGAAATAAACTAAATAATTATGTTTATCCTACAATAGAAACTGTAAAATCTGCTGCAAGTTTTTACAAAATTCCAGAGGATTTTTATGTTTACATAGTTGACGCACCAGGAAGAAATAGTTATCCTATAGCAGGATATACTTTCTTACTTATAAGAAAGGAGCAAAAGGATCTAGAAAAAGCAAAAGCTTTAATAAAGTTTATTAAATGGGCCTATGAAAAAGGAGATAAATCTGCAGAAGAATTATTATATGTACCATTACCAGAAAGAGTTAAAAAAGAAGCCTTAAAGAGACTTAAATATTTAACATATATGGGGAAACCTATTGAATGA
- the pstC gene encoding phosphate ABC transporter permease subunit PstC — translation MRRKNIGEIIFKNLSLICSLLIIITVGAIFYELIIASIPSINKFGWKFLIETIWDPVAEHFGALPSIYGTLITSLIALILGFPISVGIAIFLAEICPYYLKRPLSFIIELLGAIPSIIYGMWGLFTLAPILQLKVGPFLNKYLGFTPLFQGYPMGVGFLTAGIVLAIMIIPTISSISREILLAVPREQREGALALGMTQWEMIWKIVLGNAKSGILAAGILGLGRALGETMAVTMVIGNSPQISLSLFSPGYTISSTIANEFTEAVGKLHLSTLIELALILFFITFFTIAFTRYFIIKRIERR, via the coding sequence ATGAGGAGAAAAAATATAGGAGAAATTATATTTAAAAATTTAAGTCTTATTTGCAGTTTACTGATAATTATAACAGTAGGAGCAATATTCTATGAACTAATAATAGCAAGTATTCCCAGCATTAATAAGTTTGGATGGAAATTTTTGATAGAGACCATATGGGATCCTGTGGCAGAGCACTTTGGTGCTCTGCCATCCATTTATGGAACTTTAATTACATCTCTCATCGCTCTTATTTTAGGTTTTCCCATAAGCGTAGGAATTGCAATATTTCTTGCGGAAATTTGTCCCTATTATTTAAAACGACCTTTATCCTTTATAATTGAACTTTTAGGAGCAATACCGAGTATTATATATGGCATGTGGGGACTATTTACTCTCGCTCCTATATTACAATTAAAAGTAGGTCCCTTTTTAAATAAGTATTTAGGCTTTACTCCTCTCTTTCAAGGCTATCCTATGGGAGTAGGCTTTTTAACAGCTGGAATAGTTCTTGCTATTATGATTATTCCTACTATATCTTCTATATCAAGAGAAATTCTCCTTGCAGTCCCAAGAGAACAAAGAGAAGGAGCTTTAGCTCTTGGAATGACTCAATGGGAAATGATATGGAAAATAGTATTAGGAAATGCAAAATCAGGAATTTTAGCTGCAGGAATCTTAGGATTAGGAAGGGCCTTAGGAGAAACCATGGCGGTAACAATGGTTATTGGAAATTCTCCTCAAATTTCTTTATCTCTTTTTAGCCCTGGATATACTATCTCAAGCACCATTGCCAATGAATTTACAGAAGCGGTGGGAAAACTTCATTTGTCTACTTTAATAGAATTAGCATTAATACTTTTCTTTATAACTTTCTTTACCATTGCCTTTACTCGATATTTTATAATTAAAAGGATAGAGAGAAGATGA